The following are from one region of the Nicotiana tabacum cultivar K326 chromosome 3, ASM71507v2, whole genome shotgun sequence genome:
- the LOC107825082 gene encoding secreted RxLR effector protein 161-like — protein sequence MGIIGSLLYLTSSKLDIVFSVVLRARFQSNPEESHMKAAKKILRYLGIQNLALYYPSGDSFNLISYVNANYAGYLEDRKSTSGMAHSLRSCFILWGIRKQNSVSFSTVEVEYVAAAK from the coding sequence ATGGGAATCATTGGATCTCTACTCTACCTTACTTCCAGCAAGCTAGACATTGTATTCAGTGTGGTATTACGTGCAAGGTTCCAATCAAATCCTGAGGAATCTCATATGAAGGCTGCTAAGAAAATTCTGAGATATTTGGGCATACAAAACCTAGCTTTGTACTATCCTTCAGGGGACAGTTTCAACCTTATTAGTTATGTTAACGCTAATTATGCAGGTTATCTGGAGGATAGGAAAAGCACATCTGGAATGGCTCATTCCCTTCGATCATGCTTTATCTTATGGGGTATAAGGAAACAAAACTCTGTATCTTTCTCAACAGTTGAAGTAGAATATGTTGCAGCTGCCAAGTGA